A section of the Pleurocapsa minor HA4230-MV1 genome encodes:
- a CDS encoding pentapeptide repeat-containing protein has translation MPNLSNSSHSNELLISKANPPLGEVLIEAGLITASQIEFALQLQSTSHLKIGEILASHNWIKQQTADFFAEQWADLLEQKQKKPLVYYFRSAGLLNEQQIAALIREQKQQAQPKRFHRLAVEQGYLKQTTVDFFLAKIFNIYNTNVFSFTKPYEILSRYNRGETNFRRTDLSKAPLMGVSLKGIQLDGSNLRKANLSSSNLSESSLIQTDLALVDLMKAVLAGVNFERANLSQANLREAHLKAANFTKANLQGADLRDAHLFNAVFAGANLREAHLSTEYAYEVFYDSQTIFDDRFQPQKAGWKKLD, from the coding sequence ATGCCAAATTTATCTAATAGTTCTCATAGTAATGAGCTTTTAATTTCCAAAGCAAATCCACCGTTAGGCGAAGTCTTGATTGAAGCGGGGTTAATTACGGCTAGCCAAATAGAATTTGCTCTACAGCTACAGTCTACAAGTCATCTCAAAATTGGTGAAATATTAGCTTCCCACAACTGGATTAAACAGCAAACGGCAGATTTTTTTGCGGAACAGTGGGCAGATTTACTGGAACAAAAGCAAAAAAAACCTCTAGTTTATTATTTTCGCAGTGCAGGATTATTAAACGAGCAGCAAATTGCGGCGCTCATTCGAGAACAAAAGCAACAGGCTCAACCCAAGAGATTTCATCGGCTGGCTGTGGAACAAGGATATTTAAAACAAACTACGGTAGACTTTTTTCTGGCAAAGATTTTTAATATCTACAACACTAATGTTTTTTCTTTTACTAAACCCTACGAAATTCTCAGCCGATACAATCGAGGTGAAACTAACTTTCGACGTACAGATCTTAGTAAAGCACCATTAATGGGTGTCAGCCTCAAAGGAATTCAACTAGACGGTTCTAATCTGCGTAAAGCTAATCTTAGTAGCTCCAACTTAAGTGAATCTAGCCTTATTCAAACTGATTTAGCTTTAGTGGATCTAATGAAAGCTGTTTTAGCGGGAGTAAATTTTGAACGAGCAAATCTATCTCAGGCTAATTTAAGAGAAGCTCATTTAAAAGCAGCTAACTTTACTAAAGCTAATTTACAGGGTGCAGATTTAAGAGACGCTCATTTATTTAATGCTGTTTTTGCAGGTGCAAATTTAAGAGAAGCTCATTTATCAACCGAATATGCCTATGAAGTTTTTTACGATTCTCAGACTATTTTTGACGATCGGTTTCAACCACAAAAAGCAGGCTGGAAAAAGCTAGATTAA
- a CDS encoding polyribonucleotide nucleotidyltransferase, which produces MQEFDKSISFDGRDIRLKVGLLAPQAGGSVLVESGDTAVLVTATRAKGREGIDFLPLTVDYEERQYAAGRIPGGFFRREGRPGEKAILTSRLIDRPIRPLFPSWMRDDIQIVATTLSMDEDVPPDVLAVTGASIAVLLAQIPFYGPMAAVRVGLEGDEFILNPTYKEINKGDLDIVVAGTPDGIVMVEAGANQLPEQDVIEAIEFAYEAIQELIQSQLELLKDLGIEMVRPENPDEDRSLIDFISDRASKDIKHILSQYDFDKKTRDEALDEIKQTQIVEAIAGLPEDDPIAVATTEDAKAIDKAFKTLTKKLMRSQIIEDGMRVDGRKLDQVRPISSRAGVLPNRVHGSGLFRRGLTQVLSIATLGTSGDAQDTRDDMTIQDEKRYLHHYNFPPYSVGETRPMRSPGRREIGHGALAERALLPVLPSMEDFPYVIRVVSEVLSSNGSTSMGSVCGSTLSLMDAGVPLSKPVSGAAMGLIKEGDEVRILTDIQGIEDFLGDMDFKVAGTDTGITALQMDMKITGLPMEVIAKAIQQALPARIYILEEMLKAIDEPRPELSPYAPRLLTMKIDPDLIGMVIGPSGKTIKAITEQTGAKIDIEDDGKVIIAAVEAEKAEMARKMIFNITRKLNEGDVYLGKVTRIIDIGAFIEILPGKEGMIHISQLAEGRVGKVDDEVAVGDEIVVKIRGFDQKNRLNLTRLGIHPDEAAAARAAAN; this is translated from the coding sequence ATGCAGGAATTTGACAAGTCGATATCTTTTGATGGTCGTGATATTCGGCTTAAAGTAGGCTTGCTCGCACCACAGGCAGGCGGTTCAGTATTGGTAGAATCGGGTGATACGGCAGTTTTGGTTACAGCCACTAGAGCTAAAGGTAGAGAGGGAATTGATTTCTTACCTTTGACCGTAGATTATGAAGAACGACAATATGCAGCAGGGCGAATTCCTGGAGGGTTTTTTCGACGAGAAGGTAGACCTGGAGAGAAGGCAATCCTGACCAGTAGGTTAATCGATCGCCCGATCCGTCCTTTATTTCCTAGCTGGATGCGAGATGATATTCAGATCGTGGCTACTACCCTATCGATGGATGAAGATGTTCCTCCAGACGTTTTGGCAGTTACAGGAGCTTCGATCGCCGTTTTACTGGCCCAAATTCCTTTTTATGGCCCGATGGCAGCAGTTAGGGTCGGTTTGGAGGGAGATGAATTTATTCTCAATCCAACCTATAAAGAAATTAATAAAGGCGATTTGGATATTGTCGTCGCGGGAACTCCTGACGGGATTGTCATGGTAGAAGCGGGGGCTAACCAATTACCAGAGCAAGACGTAATTGAGGCGATTGAGTTTGCCTACGAAGCAATTCAAGAGTTAATTCAGTCCCAACTAGAATTGCTCAAGGATTTGGGTATTGAGATGGTTAGGCCAGAAAATCCTGATGAAGATCGAAGTCTGATCGATTTCATTAGCGATCGCGCTAGCAAAGATATTAAACACATCCTCTCCCAGTATGACTTTGATAAAAAGACTCGGGATGAAGCTTTAGACGAAATCAAGCAAACTCAAATCGTTGAAGCGATCGCTGGATTGCCCGAAGATGACCCCATTGCCGTGGCGACGACAGAAGATGCCAAAGCGATCGACAAGGCCTTTAAAACCCTGACTAAAAAGCTGATGCGGAGTCAGATTATCGAAGATGGTATGCGAGTTGATGGTCGCAAACTCGATCAGGTTCGGCCCATTAGCTCTAGAGCAGGAGTATTGCCCAATCGGGTGCATGGTAGTGGCTTGTTTAGAAGAGGTCTAACTCAAGTACTCTCCATTGCCACTCTGGGTACATCAGGAGATGCTCAGGATACCAGAGACGATATGACCATTCAAGACGAAAAACGCTATCTGCACCACTATAATTTTCCTCCTTATTCCGTCGGTGAAACTCGCCCAATGCGATCGCCTGGACGTAGAGAAATTGGTCACGGTGCTTTGGCTGAAAGAGCTTTACTGCCAGTATTGCCCAGTATGGAAGATTTTCCTTACGTCATCCGCGTAGTCTCCGAGGTACTGTCTTCTAATGGTTCAACCTCGATGGGTTCGGTATGTGGTTCGACTCTTTCTTTGATGGATGCAGGTGTTCCTCTAAGCAAACCTGTCAGTGGCGCAGCCATGGGTTTAATTAAAGAAGGAGATGAGGTGAGAATCCTGACAGACATTCAGGGGATCGAAGACTTCCTAGGAGATATGGACTTCAAGGTAGCAGGAACCGATACGGGTATTACTGCTCTCCAGATGGATATGAAGATCACTGGGTTACCGATGGAAGTGATTGCCAAAGCAATTCAACAAGCTTTACCAGCTAGGATCTATATATTAGAAGAGATGCTTAAGGCGATCGATGAACCTAGACCAGAGCTATCTCCTTATGCGCCGAGATTGTTAACCATGAAAATCGACCCCGATTTAATCGGCATGGTCATTGGGCCTTCTGGTAAGACAATTAAAGCAATTACCGAGCAAACAGGGGCAAAAATTGATATTGAGGATGACGGCAAGGTGATCATTGCTGCGGTAGAAGCTGAGAAAGCTGAGATGGCGCGCAAGATGATCTTTAACATCACTCGCAAATTAAATGAGGGAGATGTCTATCTGGGTAAAGTTACCAGAATTATCGATATCGGTGCTTTCATCGAAATTTTGCCAGGTAAAGAAGGCATGATCCACATTTCCCAGTTAGCGGAAGGTAGAGTCGGCAAGGTCGATGATGAAGTAGCTGTAGGTGACGAGATCGTGGTCAAAATCCGTGGTTTCGATCAAAAAAATCGCCTGAATCTTACCCGCTTGGGCATTCATCCAGACGAAGCTGCCGCCGCTAGAGCTGCTGCCAACTAA